In the Balaenoptera acutorostrata chromosome 16, mBalAcu1.1, whole genome shotgun sequence genome, GGACTCTACCTCTATTCTGCTCCGTCTGGTGGCTGCGTTGGAATCTAGGCTGTTGCAAATAAGGCTACCATGGAGCTGGAGAGTGAATGATGGAACAGTGCCACAAAGCATGCTGTTCAATACTGAGATTCAGTTGttcttaaataaatgtttcctgagCTGCTGAAAGCTTATAGTTAGTATCCAGAGTCAGAAAAACCTGATTCTGACAATTTCTTTTTTGCCAGATATTTCATTGCTTTTACAGAGGAGAGAATTTTCAGAGATCTTATGCCACCATTTTGGGTTATATCTCCCCTGCTGTTTGTAACCTCACCCAGGGTTTGGCCAGAGCAGCAAGGAATAACCCTTTGTAGTTAAAGTAATTCCCTCATTTAATGGAACCAGCTTTGCTGGTGTGAGTACCTTGAAATCACAGAAACCCGATTTAGAACAGATATCCTCTTCAAATTGCTTTTTGAAATCTTTTTGTCTTAACTATAAATTATGATAATATTCTGAAGTCAATGAACCTATATCCAAATCCTGTTAAAAGCTACAAGTATATACTATTTCATTGTGTTGCTAAAACATAAAGTCTAACCAGCCTTCTATGACTGTACTTTTAGATATGAGTATTTTTAGATATTAGCCTCCCCACAtcactgtctttttattttattgaaatcccaaatttgcttttttttcccccccaaatttgCTTTTGATTAACTGTCAAACCTTAAATGGTCCTCTGAGAGAAACAAAATCTGAAAAGGTGAGAttgaaattaaatgatttaaaatagtATTTGGGCATTCACATTTCCATTGGTGCTAAAATATATCTGAACATGGAATGGAATTCAGAACTCCCTGAAAGAGAGCTGGTGTCCAAAGAGTTGATGTCACACAGCCTAAGGCCTGATAGGCTTACAAGTTGGAGCTGGACAGTGGTTGTCCATTCTGGTCGCACTGGTGGAGGCTGTGCTTCTAAAAGCGAGCTCTTCAAACTTATATCTCAATTACTCCTAACAAGGATAATTAgaattttctttctcagattaaGGGTTTGAGAAATTCCTGATAAGATGTACTGTTccctaaagtttattttaattgtaatttttttaaactgccagCATTCATCTTTGAATGCCAGCTTTGACGACTTAGATGCTCGTAAGTATGCTTTGGCAGTTGGATTGTTTATTCCTCTCTTCTGGCTCACTTTTCCCCAGTTTCAGGGAGTCAGATTAAACAAATTGCTTATTCCACACAAATGGGACTTCCTGGAAAGATTTAGGGTTTAGGAGGAAAAATGGCAGTTGTCAGAGGGAGAATTGAAAGCTTCCTTTTCCTGAAACATATCACTTACAAAATAGATTAGTATATTCTTAGTATTTTTgaacataacatttttaaaaagtcattcccTTAATAATTGCCATAGAAGATTTTTAAGCCTGATGTACAGGCAAGGGTTTAATTCTGACTCTGAAAGGGAACATATTTCAGGAGGCCCAGGTGTTTGGGAATAAAACCATTTGCTCAAGTGCAGGCTGGTTATTTACAGCTGCACTTTACTGcatgtgaaagagagaaaaagattcttcccactttctttccttccttctctctggacTTTGCATTTCAGTCCCATCTCATTTAGAAATGAACCCTTTCCCCAGTCTCTGGGCCAGCTTAGGGTCCCGGGCCTCCCCTAGGAAGACTCATAAGGCCCCCTCCCCCTTATACACGCATAAGGATCTGTGGTTTGGGTTCATTCTTCCTCCACTGAAGGAAGCATATTGAGGTTGCTAGGTGGCTGTGGGGAGGGAAGCCACATTCACTGCTTGTCTGCACTTCTCTGCCTAGGTAAAGCTTCCAAAGTTAACACGATAATTATGTTCTGCATTGGTGGCGGTATCCTTTTGGCTATGCTTGTGCTGATGGCTGCTGTCATCTGTCTTTACTACAAAGTAGCCAACGCATTGAAGTGAGTGATGTGGGTAAGAGTGGCTAACACTCCCTCAGATGGGATCCTGGGGTTCTGTGCTTGAGTAGGGTCATTCCTTGCCCCATGGCCGCACCCCGGGTGAGGTCAGGAACAGCGGGAGGGTTTGAGACGACAAAGGCAGTGCGTGTAGAATCTTGGTTTCTTTGCCTTCCTGTTTGGGGCTGTGAGTTCATCAGTAGAATGTTCTCAGCCAGGTGGCTCTGTGCTGCTTTGCTGTCACTTGGCCTCATTGAGTTTACCCTCAGCTGGCTAATTCCACAGCACTGCAGACTGAAGACTGTGTGAATGAGTCTCTCTGCCTGTGTTCACTCAGAGGATGGGCTGAGTTGATCTTCTCTTGCCTGCGTTGGGGAGCTCTCAGTGTGTCCTTGGCCTTGGGGACAGTGAGGTGGGCCTATAGGACTTTGGGGAAGCTGAGTTGTGTGAAGATCCTGGAGTTTACCTAACAGGGGAGTGTAGATCAGAAAAGTGAGCATTAGATTTGGGGGGCAGGAACCTTCAAATATGGGAGAGATTGGTTGTCAGAAGCAGTGGTGTTCCCATGCATTAACGTTCCAAGGAGGCAGCATAAGTTGTGGAACAGAGTCCTGCATCAAGCTTTCAATGACCTGCCTTTTATTTACAGCTCCTCCTCTGCTTGTATGTGTTTGATCAAGGCACTGTGTTTCTCCATGTCTCAGATTCCTTATCTAATAATGGGGAgaacaaactaacaaacaaacagaaaagaagcagtggTTTTCCCATTCTAGGGAAGTTAGGCCTGTGTGCTGGAAGGTGAATCCCAGCACCCAGGGGACGGCTGACTTTGGCACCTCCTCATGCTCTGCACTTGGAGGACTTGCAGTGATCATCTGGGTGACCCACACTTGCAATTCACTCTTCCTTATTTGCTGTAACCTGATTTTACATTTCTGGCAATCTTAGGAGAGAAAGGGATTAGACAGGAACTTGGGACGGGGGCAGAGCACTTTAATCTTGGGCTGGTGTCATGTGTTTGATTGGCTCCAGTCCTAAGCTTCTGAGATACCTCTGACAAGTTGTAACAAATGGACTGAGAAGAAAAATTCTAATCCTATGCTCTGTGTATGTTTTTTCTCAAAGAGTTCCAAAGGTACCTATTTGTTCGGCCTTAAAAAATAATCCAGCCATGGTCACCCAGGACAAGGTCACTGCGGCCATCACCACTGGGCCTTATCCCAACCTCCAATGCTGTGATGAATGTAACTTGTATGCTGGCTTTGATGCCCTGCCACCATGCTTCTGTGATGCAAACGAGGGACTCTGACTTGGGTGGGCATAAATATCTTTGTGAGCAATATTTCTTTCTTAGTAGAATGTTTTATTATTCAAGTCAAGTTTTATACTGTTTACATTATATCATGTACTGTATAACATATTTATGTACTTTTGAATAagtgaaatattgaaaataatccTCTCTGCCTCCAGTATTGTTGTTGTTAGTTATAAAAGTACTTAAATTTGTGTAGTACCCACTTTGGGACTTGGGGCAACTAGCTTATAAAGTTATACTGCAATATAAGGAGAGTTAGAGTAGAAGATACACCTATATATccaaccccagaaaaaaaatattgatctTAGAGTGTTTCTAGTTTCAGACCCTGCTAAACTTCCCACGCTCGGCCCTCCTCCTTCTAAGGGCTTCATTCACTCTCATCCAGCTACTCTACCATGGGCAGTTGTTCCACTGCCCTGGAGGGAAACTCCATTAATCCCAGAGGGAGAACAGCCAGATGGGCTGTCTCTGGGTTGAGGTTGCCTGATCTGTGCAATCATGGGGTTGAACTCTGTGGTGtcaaaaggacattttaaaaacctgAGATTCCTTGTCCTGCTATCCTCCAAATCTTCAgaagcagatttttttcttctctttggatCACTTTAACACTGATTATTGCTGACTCAGCTGTCAGTGTCTTTAACTGCAAACAGGAACCTCCCGCTGAATGGTGAAGCCCAGATCCTCCTGGTCTCAGCAGCAGGCAGGAGGTGCACCCCTTGTCA is a window encoding:
- the FAM24B gene encoding protein FAM24B, producing the protein MFCIGGGILLAMLVLMAAVICLYYKVANALKVPKVPICSALKNNPAMVTQDKVTAAITTGPYPNLQCCDECNLYAGFDALPPCFCDANEGL